In Pararge aegeria chromosome 17, ilParAegt1.1, whole genome shotgun sequence, one genomic interval encodes:
- the LOC120631170 gene encoding uncharacterized protein LOC120631170 — MRVYAFIVVNFWIMFVKCRDEEKISKACYWPNEVYEPCFGGCAEISCDNPRNHLRPCYPYCEPGCVCEDPYVRDDRTHQCVLPQDCSPTQMGIPVPSRRSAKPPAPPIPSARVQRGHNTKKEEIIVQSDVESLPNHIDDFKRAAEVSRMGNYFNIVIAPPPIKALQPRKIIQSDPTKRRND, encoded by the exons ATGAGAGTGTACGCGTTTATTGTCGTCAACTTTTGGATTATGTTTGTGAAATGTAGAGACGAAGAGAAAATTTCTAAAG CCTGCTATTGGCCAAATGAAGTATACGAGCCTTGTTTCGGCGGTTGCGCTGAGATCTCCTGCGACAACCCGCGTAACCATTTGCGGCCATGCTACCCTTACTGCGAGCCTGGCTGTGTTTGCGAGGACCCTTATGTCCGAGATGACCGCACACACCAATGCGTCTTACCTCAAGATTGCTCACC GACGCAAATGGGTATACCAGTGCCAAGCAGAAGATCAGCTAAACCTCCAGCGCCTCCTATACCTTCTGCAAGGGTCCAAAGAGGGCACAACACCAAGAAAGAGGAGATTATCGTGCAAAGTGACGTCGAGAGTCTCCCGAACCACATAGATGACTTCAAACGAGCAGCTGAAGTTTCCAGAATggggaattattttaatatagtaatTGCCCCACCACCCATTAAGGCACTTCAACCGAGGAAAATTATACAAAGCGATCCAACGAAACGACGCAACGACTAA
- the LOC120631105 gene encoding uncharacterized protein LOC120631105, translating to MRYLLLLALLLYNIVTNATRPNPYDYDDPDGIKRHSFVDERRNRRKKALLKSFDEDHKDWDDRRYDRDIPGYLDDPEPKHFGGLDRQREIDPSLSVYRGQRLYENDDKINMLHKARSAEVGHSPSFSGKESEKKTPFTMTCERQNERYEPCFAGCAAVTCDNPRERLRPCYPFCEPGCICIQPYVRDDRTHKCVLPEDCTKGLKGIPDLGEDS from the exons ATgcgttatttattactattggcACTTTTGCTCT ATAACATAGTAACAAACGCGACCAGACCAAATCCCTACGATTACGATGACCCCGATGGAATCAAAAGACATTCCTTTGTAGACGAGAGGCGGAATCGGAGAAAGAAAGCTTTATTAAAATCGTTCGACGAAGACCACAAAGACTGGGATGACAGGCGATATGATCGCGACATTCCGGGGTATTTGGACGATCCAGAGCCGAAACATTTCGGAGGGTTGGACAGACAACGGGAGATAGATCCCTCATTGAGTGTGTATAGAGGACAGAGGCTCTATGAAAacgatgataaaataaatatgcttcataAAGCGAGGAGCGCTGAGGTCGGACACTCGCCGTCATTTTC AGGAAAAGAATCGGAAAAGAAAACACCATTTACAATGACCTGCGAAAGGCAAAATGAAAG ATACGAGCCATGCTTCGCTGGTTGCGCTGCAGTAACATGCGACAACCCTCGGGAACGACTGCGACCCTGTTACCCCTTCTGCGAGCCTGGGTGCATCTGCATCCAGCCGTACGTGCGGGACGATCGCACCCACAAATGTGTCCTACCCGAGGATTGCactaa